The Solanum lycopersicum chromosome 6, SLM_r2.1 genome has a window encoding:
- the LOC101263033 gene encoding probable leucine-rich repeat receptor-like protein kinase IMK3 — protein MRDQDGVFTSFEPYPFRVNKFLTHLAKFAQLFLLFQLLIFGIQPTSGEDWDGIIITAADFQALQAFKQELIDPKGFLKSWNDSGIGACSGGWLGIKCAQGQVIVIQLPWRGLGGRITERIGQFQSLRKLSLHDNVISGSIPSTLGLIPNLRGLQLFNNRLSGSIPASLGLCPLLQTLDLSNNSFSGAIPPSLVNSTKLYRLNLSHNSLSGSIPTSLAQSPSLIFLHLNYNNLSGSIPDTWDGNGKRLFQLQSLTLDHNFFSGSIPASLGKLNELVELSLSHNQLTGVIPSHFGGLSSLTTLDLSYNAINGSLPDSFLNLSSLVVLNLESNQLDNQIPAAIIKLQKLSVLNLRGNHFSGDIPVTIGNISTLRQLDLAHNNISGEIPASLENLPNLRAFNVSYNDLSGPVPTHLARKFNSSAFVGNLQLCGYSASTPCPISPVSPSSETPKRQRRKLSTKDIILIAGGALLIILALLCCILLCCLIRKRSAARSGKDGQGTSRAAGEKGVPATAGEVEAAGGGDTGGKLVHFDGPIVFTADDLLCATAEIMGKSTYGTVYKATLEDGDQVAVKRLREKITRGQREFESEVNILGKIRHPNLLALRAYYMGPKGEKLLVFDYMPKGSLATFLHARSPDTPIDWATRMRIAKGTTRGLLFLHTNANIIHGNLTSSNVLLDDNTNAKIADYGLSRLMTAAANANVIATAGALGYRAPELSKLKKANTKTDVYSLGVIILELLTGKSPGEAMNGVDLPQWVASIVKEEWTNEVFDLELMRDASVIGDELLNTLKLALHCVDPSPSARPEVQQLLQQLEEIRPETATSSGDDGAAASDD, from the exons ATGAGAGATCAAGATGGAGTTTTTACTAGTTTTGAACCATACCCTTTTCGAGTTAACAAGTTTTTAACTCATCTTGCAAAATTTGCTCAACTTTTCTTGTTATTTCAGTTACTGATATTTGGGATTCAGCCAACTTCAGGTGAAGATTGGGATGGGATAATTATTACTGCAGCAGATTTTCAAGCACTTCAAGCTTTTAAACAAGAATTGATTGATCCAAAAGGGTTCTTGAAAAGCTGGAATGATAGTGGAATTGGAGCTTGTTCTGGTGGATGGCTTGGTATTAAATGTGCTCAAggacaagttattgttattcAGCTTCCATGGAGAGGTTTAGGTGGAAGAATTACTGAAAGGATTGGACAATTTCAGTCTCTTAGAAAACTCAGTTTACATGATAATGTCATTAGTGGTTCAATTCCTTCAACTTTGGGACTCATACCTAATCTTAGAGGACTTCAACTTTTTAACAATAGGTTATCTGGTTCTATTCCTGCTTCTCTTGGTTTATGCCCTCTTCTTCAAACACTTGATCTCAGCAATAACTCATTCTCTGGTGCAATTCCACCTAGTCTTGTTAATTCAACTAAGCTTTATAGGCTTAATCTTAGCCATAACTCTTTGTCTGGTTCAATCCCCACAAGTCTCGCACAATCTCCCTCACTCATCTTTCTTCATCTCAACTATAACAATCTTTCAGGCTCAATACCAGATACTTGGGATGGAAATGGAAAAAGACTCTTCCAACTTCAGTCTCTTACACTTGATCACAACTTCTTTTCTGGAAGTATTCCTGCTTCCTTAGGCAAGTTGAATGAACTTGTTGAGCTTTCACTTAGTCATAATCAATTGACTGGAGTTATCCCAAGTCATTTTGGGGGACTCTCTAGTCTTACAACACTGGATTTGTCTTATAATGCTATTAATGGAAGCTTGCCTGATAGCTTCTTGAATCTATCCTCACTAGTGGTCTTGAACTTGGAAAGCAACCAACTTGATAACCAAATCCCAGCAGCCATAATAAAATTGCAGAAACTCTCAGTTCTCAACTTGAGGGGCAACCATTTTAGTGGTGATATTCCAGTCACTATAGGAAACATCTCTACTCTTAGACAACTAGATTTAGCTCATAACAATATAAGTGGAGAAATCCCTGCTTCTTTAGAGAATTTACCAAATCTTAGAGCCTTCAATGTCTCATATAATGATCTGTCTGGTCCCGTTCCGACTCATCTCGCACGGAAATTCAACTCGAGTGCCTTTGTGGGTAATCTTCAGCTATGTGGTTACAGTGCATCAACCCCATGTCCAATCTCTCCAGTTAGCCCATCCTCCGAAACACCAAAAAGGCAACGTCGTAAGTTAAGTACCAAGGACATAATTCTCATAGCAGGAGGGGCACTTCTCATAATCTTGGCTCTGCTGTGTTGCATTCTCCTATGCTGCTTGATCAGGAAAAGATCTGCGGCTAGATCAGGGAAGGATGGACAAGGCACGAGTAGGGCGGCAGGTGAAAAGGGTGTTCCAGCAACTGCTGGAGAAGTTGAGGCAGCAGGAGGAGGAGATACAGGAGGAAAGCTTGTCCATTTTGATGGACCTATTGTGTTCACAGCAGATGATCTTCTTTGTGCAACCGCTGAAATAATGGGAAAGAGCACTTATGGTACGGTGTACAAGGCCACATTAGAGGATGGCGATCAAGTTGCAGTGAAAAGATTGAGAGAGAAGATTACGAGAGGTCAAAGGGAATTTGAGAGTGAAGTCAATATTCTTGGGAAGATCAGGCATCCAAATCTTCTTGCCCTTAGAGCATATTACATGGGACCTAAAGGAGAGAAACTTCTTGTATTTGACTACATGCCTAAGGGAAGTTTGGCAACTTTTCTTCATG CTCGCAGTCCTGATACACCAATTGATTGGGCAACAAGGATGAGAATAGCAAAGGGTACAACAAGGGGATTGCTCTTCCTTCATACAAATGCCAATATCATTCACGGGAATCTTACATCAAGCAATGTTTTACTTGATGACAACACAAATGCAAAGATTGCAGATTATGGTCTTTCACGTCTTATGACTGCTGCAGCAAATGCAAATGTGATTGCAACTGCTGGAGCACTTGGGTATCGAGCACCTGAACTTTCAAAACTCAAGAAAGCAAACACAAAGACAGATGTATACAGCCTTGGTGTTATTATACTGGAACTTCTAACTGGCAAGTCACCAGGAGAAGCAATGAATGGTGTGGATTTGCCTCAATGGGTTGCATCAATTGTGAAA
- the LOC101263325 gene encoding PRA1 family protein B3 — MASPVTLPISSPQSAATAGSQSQAPISTPAFRSFISRLSSSIRQGFAQRRPWLELLDRTSFARPDSVAEAASRIRKNFSYFRVNYVTLLAGVLALSLLSHPFSLLVLLALLGGWFFLYLFRPSDQPVVIFGRTFSDRETLGILVVFTIVVVFLTSVGSLLISALLVGLAIVSAHGAFRVPEDLFLDDQEPANAGFLSFLGGAASSAAAAAAPAVAARV; from the coding sequence ATGGCTTCTCCGGTGACACTTCCGATCTCCAGTCCACAATCTGCGGCTACTGCCGGATCTCAATCTCAGGCACCTATATCAACTCCCGCATTCCGTTCATTCATTTCCCGTCTTTCATCTTCGATCCGTCAAGGTTTCGCTCAACGCCGCCCTTGGTTGGAACTTCTCGATCGCACATCATTTGCCCGTCCTGACTCCGTCGCTGAAGCAGCTTCTCGCATCCGCAAAAACTTCTCCTATTTTCGCGTCAATTATGTTACCCTACTTGCTGGCGTACTTGCTCTTTCCCTTCTATCTCATCCTTTTTCTCTCCTTGTCCTTCTTGCTCTCCTCGGTGGATGGTTTTTTCTCTATTTGTTTAGACCTTCAGATCAGCCCGTTGTTATCTTTGGCCGTACTTTCTCTGATCGTGAAACGTTGGGGATATTAGTTGTATTCACCATTGTTGTGGTGTTCCTCACTAGTGTTGGATCCCTGCTTATCTCTGCTCTTCTTGTTGGATTGGCTATTGTTTCTGCTCATGGAGCTTTTAGGGTTCCTGAAGATTTGTTCCTTGATGATCAAGAGCCTGCCAACGCTGGATTCCTTTCGTTCCTCGGTGGTGCTGCTTCATCTGCCGCCGCTGCCGCTGCGCCGGCTGTTGCTGCTCGTGTGTAG
- the LOC104647989 gene encoding allergen Asp f 7 homolog: protein MEVYVFHGVSEANLAPLELEFVPHVTESGVGEESFNETSNPDNQSPTSTLASIPTTGLSKTSCTPFEAQSSIVPPPSPSTVPPSSTVPPPYPSTVPPLSTVPPPSTFTVPPPSYVPSSDYPIIDNDPTDDEVKDEL, encoded by the coding sequence ATGGAGGTGTATGTTTTTCATGGAGTTAGTGAAGCTAATCTGGCCCCACTTGAATTGGAGTTTGTCCCCCATGTGACTGAAAGTGGGGTAGGTGAAGAATCTTTTAACGAGACTTCTAACCCTGATAATCAGTCTCCTACTTCTACTTTAGCTTCCATCCCTACAACTGGTCTTTCTAAAACTTCTTGCACTCCATTTGAAGCTCAGTCTTCTATTGTGCCTCCACCATCTCCTTCTACTGTGCCTCCTTCTTCTACTGTGCCTCCACCATATCCTTCTACTGTGCCTCCTCTTTCCACTGTGCCTCCCCCATCTACTTTTACTGTGCCTCCTCCTTCCTATGTACCTTCATCTGATTATCCTATAATAGATAATGATCCAACTGATGATGAAGTGAAAGATGAATTATGA